One Hordeum vulgare subsp. vulgare chromosome 4H, MorexV3_pseudomolecules_assembly, whole genome shotgun sequence DNA window includes the following coding sequences:
- the LOC123449925 gene encoding beta-fructofuranosidase, insoluble isoenzyme 1-like, with product MGTPKWWVVAPLALLLLLQLAGASHDVRRSLEAEAATPSVPASILSPLLRTGYHFQPPMNWINDPNGPLYYKGWYHLFYQYNPKGAVWGNIIWAHSVSRDLINWMALEPAIKPSIPTDQYGVWSGSATILPDGTPAMLYTGIDRPGTNYQIQNIAFPKDPSDPLLREWVKPGYNPIAVPEAGMNATQFRDPTTAWHAGDGLWRMLVGGLKPGTLRGMAILYRSRDFKHWVRAKHPLHSALTGMWECPDFFPVREPGHPGGLDASEFGPHYKYVLKNSLDLTRYDYYTVGTYNNRTERYVPDNPTGDVYQRLQYDYGNFYASKTFYDPAKNRRVLLGWANESDSVAHDNAKGWAGIHAIPRKIWLDPSGKQLLQWPVEELEQLRGKAVSVGDKVVKPGQHFEVTGLQSYQSDVEVSFEVASLDKAEPFDPAYANDAQKLCGMKNADAKGGVGPFGLWVLASADLAEKTAVFFRVFKDGYGKPLVLMCSDPTKSSLTPGLYKPTFAGFVDTDISSGKISLRSLIDRSVVESFGAGGKTCILSRVYPSMAIGKDAHLYVFNNGETDIKVSQLKAWEMKKPMMNGA from the exons ATGGGGACTCCGAAATGGTGGGTGGTCGCGCCATTGGCGTTGCTGCTCCTCCTGCAGCTCGCCGGCGCGTCCCACGACGTCCGCCGGAGCCTCGAGGCCGAGGCGGCGACGCCGTCCGTGCCGGCCTCCATTCTCAGCCCCCTGCTCCGGACGGGCTACCACTTCCAACCCCCCATGAACTGGATCAACG ATCCAAATG GGCCGCTCTACTACAAGGGATGGTACCACTTGTTCTACCAGTACAACCCCAAGGGCGCGGTGTGGGGCAACATCATCTGGGCGCACTCGGTGTCCCGCGACCTCATCAACTGGATGGCGCTGGAGCCGGCCATCAAGCCCTCCATCCCCACCGACCAGTACGGCGTCTGGTCCGGCTCCGCCACCATCCTCCCGGACGGCACGCCGGCGATGCTCTACACCGGGATCGACCGCCCGGGCACCAACTACCAGATCCAGAACATCGCCTTCCCCAAGGACCCCTCGGACCCGCTGCTCCGGGAGTGGGTCAAGCCCGGGTACAACCCCATCGCCGTGCCGGAGGCCGGCATGAACGCCACCCAGTTCCGCGACCCGACCACCGCCTGGCACGCCGGCGACGGGCTGTGGCGGATGCTGGTGGGCGGGCTCAAGCCCGGCACGCTCCGCGGCATGGCCATCCTGTACCGGAGCCGGGACTTCAAGCACTGGGTCCGCGCCAAGCACCCGCTCCACTCGGCGCTGACCGGCATGTGGGAGTGCCCGGACTTCTTCCCGGTGCGCGAGCCGGGGCACCCCGGCGGCCTCGACGCCTCCGAGTTCGGCCCGCACTACAAGTACGTGCTCAAGAACAGTCTCGACCTCACCCGCTACGACTACTACACCGTGGGCACCTACAACAACAGGACGGAGCGGTACGTCCCCGACAACCCCACCGGCGACGTCTACCAGCGGCTCCAGTACGACTACGGCAACTTCTACGCGTCCAAGACCTTCTACGACCCGGCCAAGAACCGCCGCGTGCTGCTCGGCTGGGCCAACGAGTCCGACAGCGTCGCCCACGACAACGCCAAGGGATGGGCCGGCATCCAC GCAATCCCGAGGAAGATATGGCTGGATCCGAGCGGCAAGCAGCTGCTGCAGTGGCCGGTGGAGGAGCTGGAGCAGCTGAGGGGCAAGGCTGTGAGCGTGGGTGACAAGGTGGTCAAGCCCGGCCAGCACTTTGAGGTCACTGGCCTACAGTCCTACCAG TCTGACGTGGAGGTGAGCTTCGAGGTGGCGAGCCTGGACAAGGCAGAGCCGTTCGATCCGGCCTACGCCAACGACGCGCAGAAGCTGTGCGGGATGAAGAACGCCGACGCCAAGGGCGGGGTTGGGCCCTTTGGCCTCTGGGTCCTGGCCTCTGCCGACCTTGCCGAGAAGACCGCCGTCTTCTTCAGAGTCTTCAAGGATGGATATGGCAAGCCCCTCGTCCTCATGTGCAGTGACCCCACCAA ATCATCTCTCACCCCGGGCCTATACAAGCCGACGTTCGCCGGGTTCGTCGACACCGACATTTCATCCGGGAAGATCTCCTTGAGAAGCTTG ATCGACCGTTCCGTGGTTGAGAGCTTCGGCGCCGGAGGGAAGACCTGCATCCTCTCGAGAGTGTACCCGTCCATGGCGATCGGGAAAGACGCGCATCTCTACGTGTTCAACAATGGGGAGACGGATATCAAGGTATCCCAACTCAAGGCGTGGGAGATGAAGAAGCCCATGATGAATGGCGCCTAA